CAGGCATGGCAAAACGGCCAGACGGGCTATCCAATTGTCGATGCGGCGATGCGGCAGCTCAACGAAACGGGGTGGATGCACAACCGCCTGCGAATGATCGTCGCCAGCTTCCTGGTGAAAGACCTGCTGATCGACTGGCGCGCCGGGGAGCGATATTTTATTTCGCAGCTGATCGACGGCGATCTGGCGGCTAACAACGGCGGCTGGCAGTGGGCGGCCTCGACCGGAACCGACGCCGCGCCGTATTTTCGTATTTTTAACCCGACAACCCAGGGACAACGATTTGACGCGACCGGCGAGTTTATCCGCCAGTGGCTGCCGGAATTGACCGATGTGCCGGGCAAATCGATTCATGAACCCTGGGCGTGGGCGGATAAAACGGGCGAAACCCTCGATTATCCGCGCCCGGTTGTTGACCATAAACAGGCGCGAGTCGCCACACTGGCGGCCTATGAGGCTGCCCGCAAAGCGTAAGAGAGTGATGATGAAAAACAGCGAACTGGAAACCTTAATCAATGAAAAGCTGAACAGCGCCAGCTTCAGCGACTACGGTCCCAACGGCCTGCAGGTGGAAGGGCGTGAAACGGTGCAAAAAATTGTCACCGGCGTCACGGCAAGCCAGGCTCTGCTGGATGAAGCGGTGCGTCTGCAGGCGGATGCGGTGATCGTGCATCACGGTTATTTCTGGAAAAACGAAGCGCCGATCATTCGCGGCATGAAGCGTAACCGCCTTAAAACGCTGCTGGCGAACGACATCAACCTGTACGGCTGGCATCTGCCGCTGGATGCGCACCCGGAGCTGGGCAATAACGTCCAGCTCGCCCAACTACTGGGTATCAACGTGATGGGCGAAATCGAAGCGCTGGTGCCGTGGGGGGAGCTTTCGATGCCGGTTCCAGGCCTGGAATTTGCATCCTGGATTGAGGCTCGTTTGGGCCGTCGTCCTCTGTGGTGTGGCGATACTGGCCCGGATCTGGTGAAACGCGTGGCGTGGTGTACCGGCGGCGGTCAGGGCTTTATCGACAACGCCGCGCGCTTTGGCGTGGACGCCTTTATTACCGGAGAAGTGTCCGAGCAGACCATTCACTCTGCCCGCGAGCAAGGTCTGCATTTCTACGCGGCGGGGCATCACGCCACTGAACGCGGTGGTATTCGCGCCCTGAGCGAGTGGTTAACAGAAAATACCGATCTCGATGTGACCTTCATCGATATCCCGAATCCTGCCTGATGAGAGGTGCGTAAGTGCAACGAGCGCGTTGTTATTTATTAGGCGAAACGGCGGTGGTGCTGGAGCTTGAACCTCCGGTGACGATCACTACGCAAAAGCGAATCTGGCGCTTAACACAGCGACTGGCTGAAATACCGGAAGTGGTGGAAGCCATTCCGGGGATGAACAACATTACCGTGGTGTTGCGTAATCCGCAGTCGGTGGCGCTGGACGCCATCGAGCGTCTGCAACGCTGGTGGGAAGAGAGCGAAGCGCTGGAGCCGGAATCGCGCTTTATTGAAATCCCGGTAGTCTACGGCAACGATGCGGGGCCGGATCTGGGCGAAGTGGCGCGTCATGCGGCGTTATCTGAAAAGCAGGTCGTCGAGCTGCATTCCTCCGTGGATTATGTGGTGTGGTTCTTAGGCTTCCAGCCAGGTTTTCCCTATCTGGGCGGCTTGCCGGAACAGCTTGTCACGCCGCGTCGCGGGGAGCCGCGCCTGTTAGTGCCGGCGGGTTCTGTGGGGATTGGCGGGCCGCAAACCGGTATTTATCCGCTGGCCTCACCGGGCGGCTGGCAGCTTATTGGCCACACCAGCCTGCCGCTGTTTGATCCCAAACGCGAAGAACCGGTGCTGTTGCGTCCGGGCGATACCGTGCGGTTTGTGCCGCAGAAGGAGGGGGTATGTTGAAGGTGATTCGCGCGGGGTTATACACCTCGGTGCAGGATGGTGGACGAATGGGTCTGCGACAGTCCGGAATCAGCTATTGCGGCGCGCTGGATAAACCCGCGTTGCAGATTGCCAACCTGCTGGTGGGTAACGATCCGAATGCCGCAGCGCTGGAAATCACCCTCGGACAGTGCAGCGTTGAGTTTGAACGCGACGGCTGGTTTGCCCTGACGGGCGCGGGCTGTGACGCGACGCTTGACGGTGCGGCGGTTTGGACCGGCTGGCGTTTGCAGGTCAAAGCCGGACAGCGCCTGACGCTTAATCGTCCCCTGCGCGGTATGCGTAGCTATCTGGCGGTCAGCGGTGGGATTGATGTGCCGGAAGTGATGAATTCGTTCAGCACCGATCTCAAAACTGGCATGGGTGGATTTGAAGGGCGACTGCTGAAAGACGGCGACAGCTTGCCGCTTGGCGAGAGCAAGCGCGAATTCGCTGAAGCGCAGGGCGTAAAACAGCTGCTGTGGAGCAACCGCATTCGCGCCTTGCCGGGGCCGGAATATCACGAATTTGATCAGTCCTCGCAGGATGCCTTCTGGCGTTTGCCCTGGCAGCTTAGCCCGCAGAGTAATCGCATGGGCTACCGCTTGCAAGGCCAGCAGCTGGCGCGCACCACCGATCGCGAAATGGTGTCTCACGGCCTGCTGCCGGGCGTGATTCAGGTGCCGCATAATGGCCAGCCGATTGTGCTGATGAATGACGCCCAGACCACCGGCGGTTATCCGCGTATCGCCTGCATTATTGAGGCAGACATGTACCATCTGGCGCAAATTCCCCTCGGCCAACCGATCCACTTTGTTCCCTGTACGCTGGAAGAGGCGCTCGAAGCACGTCGTGTGCAGAAACAATTTATCGAACAACTGGCATGGAGGTTGAATGATCGTCGTTGATTTAAATGCAGATCTGGGCGAAGGCTGCGGAGCCGATGCCGAACTGCTGACGCTGGTTTCATCGGCCAATATCGCCTGCGGATTTCACGCCGGTGATGCACAAACCATGCTTGAGAGCGTGCGCGAGGCGTTAAAAAATGGCGTGGCGATTGGCGCGCATCCGAGCTTTCCCGATCGGGAAAACTTCGGGCGTACGGCCATGAGTCTGCCGCCGGAAACGGTTTACGCCCAGATGCTGTACCAGATTGGTGCGCTTGCAACGATCGTCCGCGCCGAAGGAGGGCAACTCCGCCACGTCAAACCGCATGGGATGCTCTATAACCAGGCGGCGAAAGACGCGGTGCTGGCTGATGCGATCGCTCGCGCGGTGCATGCCGTTGACAGCAATTTGATTCTGGTTGGGCTGGCGGGGAGCGAATTAATTCGCGCCGGAGAGCGTTACGGACTCGCTACCCGTGAAGAAGTATTTGCCGATCGTGGTTATCGCGCTGACGGCAGTCTGGTGCCGCGCAGCGAGCCGGGTGCGTTGATTTATGATGAGGAACAGGCGCTGTCGCAAACGCTGGAGATGGTGCGGCACGGCAAGGTGAAAAGTATCAGCGGCGAATGGGCAAGCGTGCGTGCGCAGACCGTTTGCCTGCACGGGGACGGGGAACACGCGCTGGAATTTGCCCGTCGCTTGCGCACAGAATTTGAGCTAAATAATATTAAAATCAGTGCATAACGCACAAAAAATAAACGCAAACACAACATAACAACAGGACAGAAAAAATGGCAGAGACGCTATCGCTCTGGCCACTCATCGGTATTGCGGTGATCGTGGTCGGGTTTATCTTACGTTTTAATCCGGTGCTGGTGGTGATTGTCGCCGGGATCGTCACCGGCGTGGCGGCGCATATGCCGATCGCCACCATCCTCGAAAAGTTGGGCGAAGGGTTCCTCAATACTCGTAACCTGCCCTATATCCTCCTGATTCCGTTAGCCGTTATCGGCCTGCTGGAAAGACACGGGCTGAAGGAACGTGCTCAGGCGTGGATTGCCAAAATCCACAGCGCGACGGCGGGGCGATTACTGATCGTTTATCTCTTCGTGCGTGAGGCGTCGGCGGCAATGGGGCTGACCAGTCTGGGCGGGCATCCGCAAATGGTGCGACCGTTACTGGCACCGATGGCGGAAGGTGCGGCAGAGAAAAAATACGGTGAGCTGCCGGGTACGGTCCGCTATCGCCTGAGGGCGATGTCGGCGGCGACGGACAACGTCGGGCTGTTCTTCGGCGAAGACATCTTTGTCGCCTTCGGGGCGATTATCTTCATGCATAACTTTATGCTGGAGTCCGGGGGCATTCAGACCGAGCCGCTGCACATTGCCCTGTGGGGGATTCCGACGGCGATCTGCGCGTTTATCATCCACGCGACTCGCCTGTGGCGACTGGATAAGCATCTTGAGCGCGAGCTGGGCAAATCGGCACACGCACAGGGAGATGCATCATGAATTTTCAACAAAGCTATCTCTACTGGCTGGCGGGGCTGATCCTGCTGATCGTCGCAGTGATGTCATTTCGTGATAAAGCCAACCCGCGCCGTATCACCACTGGCCTGTTCTGGGGCGTTTATGGTCTGATTTTCCTGCTCGGTGACTGGACGTATCAGCTGGTGGGCGATAAGCGCACCGTGCACATCGCTGTTGGTGTCGCGGTCGTCGGCCTGGCGCTGATCGCCGGTTTTGGTGGCGTGAAACTGGGCAGCTATCATCAGCGCAAACCCGAAGAGCGCGAAGTTAGCGCCAAACGTCTCGGTAACCGACTGTTTTATCCGGCGTTAGCCATTCCGGTGGTGACCGTGGTAGGCGTGCTGATGTTCAACCATGTGCCTGGATTGCAGGAAACCTTGTTCGGACCGGGCAATCACTCGACGCTGGTGACGTTATTCTCAATGACTGCCGGATCGCTGATTGGTCTGGCGATGGCGGTCAAAATGACGCACGAAAAAGTGCATCAGCCGTTGCAGGAGGCGCGTCGTCTGCTGGATTCCATCGGCTGGGCGTTCATTCTGCCGCAGATTCTGGCGACGCTGGGCCTGCTGTTTACCGCCGCGGGTGTGGGCGACGGGATCTCCTGGCTGACCAAAACGTATCTGGCGGTGGACAGCCGCTTTATCGCCGTGGCGGTGTACGCAATCGGCATGGCGTTGTTAACCATGGTAATGGGCAATGCGTTCGCGGCGTTCCCGATTGTGACGGCGGGGATCGGCATCCCGATTCTGGTGCTCCAGCACGGTGGTAATCCGGCGGTAATGGCGGCGATTGGTATGTTCTCCGGCTATTGTGGCACGCTGATGACGCCGATGGCGGCGAACTTCAATATCGTGCCCGCCGCGCTGCTGGAGCTGCCGGATAAAAATGCGGTGATCAAAGCGCAGGTGCCAACTGGCGTGCTGCTCCTGATTGCCAACGTGTTCCTGCTGTACTTCCTGATGTTCCTGTAAGGAGAGACGATGCGGTATGTATTAGTCACCGGTTTTGAGCCGTTTGGTGGTGAGACCGTTAACCCTTCGTGGGAAGTGGTCAGCCAGCTTGAGGGGAGTATCATCGACCACTGTCGCGTGGTGACGCGCCAGCTTCCCTGTGTGTTTGGCGAATCATTAAATGTGCTCAACGCCGCCATCGACGAGCTCAATCCGGCGGTGGTCATTGCGGTCGGACAGGCGGGCGGGCGAGTGGATGTGACCGTCGAGCGGGTCGCCATTAATGTGGATGATGCGCGTATCCCGGATAATCGCGGTCAGCAGCCGATAGATGTTGCTATTGTCCCGGGCGGTCCGGCGGCTTGGTTTAGTTCCCTGCCGATCAAGGCGACGGTGGCGGCGATGCGCGAGAGAGGCATTCCGGCGTCGGTGTCGCAGACGGCGGGGACGTTTGTCTGCAACCACGTGATGTACGGATTGCTGCATAAAATCAGCGAAAATGCGGAAGTGAAGGGCGGGTTTATCCATATCCCTTACCTGCCTGAACAGGCCGCAGCTCATGCGGGCGCACCGAGCATGGCGGCGCAGACGGTAAAAGCGGCGCTGATCGTGGCGATTGAAGTGGCGTTACGCCAGACGGCTGACGTCAAAATCGTGGGCGGTGCGACGCACTAACAAAGGAGCAAAGATGCCAGAAGGTCCGGAGATCCGCCGTGCGGCGGATAGCCTGGAGGCGGCGATTAAGGGCAAACCACTGACCGATGCGTGGTTTGCTTTCCCTCAGTTAAAACCCTATGAAGCTCAGTTGATCGGCCAAACCGTGACGCAGATCGAGACGCGAGGCAAAGCCTTGCTGACTCATTTCAACCATAACCTGACGTTATATAGCCACAACCAGCTTTATGGCGTCTGGCGAGTGATTAATGCGGGTGAGCAACCACAAACCAATCGGGTACTGCGCGTCAGGCTGCAAACGGCGGATAAAGCCATTTTGCTCTATAGCGCGTCGGATATTGAGATGTTAACGCCGGAGCAATTGCTCACTCACCCGTTCCTGCAACGCGTTGGACCGGATGTGCTGGATATGAGCCTGACGCCAGAAGCGGTGAAAGCACGGCTGCTGTCGCCCGCATTTCGCAACCGCCAGTTCTCCGGGCTGCTGCTCGACCAGGCGTTTCTCGCCGGTTTAGGTAACTATTTACGCGTTGAAATTTTGTGGGAAGTCGGGCTGACAGGACAACGTAAAGCCTCGCAGCTTAACGAGGTTCAGCTTGATGCTTTGTCCCACGCGTTGCTGGAGATTCCACGTCTTTCCTACAACACGCGCGGTGTGGTGGATGATAATAAACATCACGGGGCGTTGTTCCGTTTTAAGGTGTTTCATCGCGAAGGGAAGCCGTGCGAGCGGTGTGGCGGGGCGATTGAGCGAACGATGTTATCGTCGAGACCGTTTTACTGGTGCCCGGCGTGCCAGAAATAAAAAAAGCCGGGTGGCGGCTGCGCCTTACCCGGCCTACATGCAGATGCCCAAAATACCAGGAATAAATCTCCCTCCCCTTGCGGGAGAGGGTTGGGGTGAGGGCAACAGGCTTGCGCAGAAACAAAAAAGCCGGGTAGCGGCTGCGCCTTACCCGGCCTACATGCAGATGCCCAAAATACCAGGAATAAATCTCCCTCTCCCTGCGGGAGAGGGTTTGGGTGAGGGAAACAAGCTGGCGCAGAAACAAAAAAGCCGGGTGGCGGCTGCGCCTTACCCGGCCTTCATTCGTACATTAGCCCGACAGATGGCCGGGCTAATTATTACTTATTCTTTACTTCAGTTTTGAAATCACGCTGCTCGTAGCCGGTGTACAGCTGACGCGGACGTGCGATTTTCATGCCTTCGCTGTGCATTTCGTTCCAGTGTGCAATCCAGCCGACGGTACGCGCCATCGCGAAGATCACAGTAAACATGGAAGACGGGATGCCCATCGCTTTCAGAATAATGCCAGAGTAGAAATCGACGTTCGGGTAAAGTTTTTTCTCGATGAAGTACGGGTCGTTCAGCGCGATATGTTCCAGCTCCATCGCCACTTCCAGCAGATCATCTTTAGTACCCAGCTCTTTCAGCACTTCGTGGCAGGTTTCACGCATTACGGTCGCGCGCGGGTCATAGTTTTTGTAAACACGGTGACCGAAGCCCATCAGGCGGAAGGAGTCATTTTTGTCTTTCGCACGACGCACGAATTCAGGAATGTGCTCAACGGAGCTGATCTCTTCCAGCATCTTCAGTGCCGCTTCGTTAGCACCACCGTGCGCCGGTCCCCACAGGGAGGCGATACCGGCTGCGATACAGGCGAACGGGTTCGCGCCTGAAGAGCCTGCGGTACGGACGGTAGAAGTCGAAGCGTTCTGTTCGTGGTCAGCGTGCAGGATCAGAATACGGTCCATTGCGCGCTCAAGCACCGGGTTCACCTCGTAGGTTTCGCACGGTGTCGAGAACATCATGTTCAGGAAATTGCCTGAATAGGAGAGGTCGTTACGCGGATAAACAAACGGCTGGCCGATGGAATATTTGTAACACATCGCCGCCATTGTTGGCATTTTGGACAGCAGGCGGAACGCTGCGATATCGCGGTGACGTGGGTTATTCACGTCCAGAGAATCATGGTAGAACGCCGCCAGCGCACCGGTGATCCCACACATCACGGCCATCGGATGGGAATCACGACGGAACGCATGGAACAGACGGGTGATTTGCTCATGAATCATGGTGTGGCGGGTGACGGTAGTTCTGAACTCATCGTACTGTTCCTGCGTCGGTTTTTCGCCGTTTAACAGGATGTAGCACACTTCCAGATAGTTGGATTCGGTGGCTAACTGATCGATGGGGAAACCGCGATGGAGCAGGATACCTTCGTCACCGTCGATAAAGGTGATTTTGGATTCGCAAGATGCGGTAGAGGTGAAGCCAGGGTCAAAGGTGAATACTCCTTTAGAACCCAGTGTACGGATATCAATAACATCCTGACCGAGCGTGCCTTTTAGCACATCCAGTTCAATAGCAGTGTCACCGTTTAGAGTGAGCTTTGCCTTTGTATCAGCCATTTACGGTCTCCTTAGCGCCTTATGCTTAAGACTACGGTTTACCGGATTTGCATTCAGCTGTTTATCACATCGTTACCAGTTTGTTATTTGGCTTGCCGCTCAGCTCGCGAGGAGAAACCAGGGTACAGAGCTATGGCGCCTTGCAGGTAAACGAATGAAAAATCAGAGAAATAACAGCAAATCAGTGTCTTCGCAGTCCGAATTATTCAAACCTGTATACCACTAATAACTGTCCTGATAACTTCGGTCAATACCATCACACTGTTACATAACTAAATCTCAGGTGAAAGAGAGACCTCATAACTTTTGCGCATTATATGCCTTTTCTGCTATCGTTTGTAACAATAATGTTTAATCTTTGTCAAATCCGATGATTAAAATTTAAAATAATGTTGTTATCGTGACTCTGATCACTGTTCCGCATAAAACCCGACAAACTGTATGTAGGTTAATTGTAATGGTTTTGTGAACGACCTATACTGCCGCCAGGTCTCCGGAACACCCTGCAATCCCGAGCCACCCAGCGTTGTAACGTGTCGTTTTAGCATTTGGAAGCAATGTTTAGCATGACGCGAAGTTATAGATAAGGACGCTGCTTGACCCGCGCGCAGACCGGAGGAAGGAAATCCCGTCGTCTTTCAGGTTACAAGTGCGTTGGCTGTGCCGCTTACCCGGCCTTAATGCCTTCCTGTAATCCGAAGTCCAAAGGGAATTATAAGAACAGCATGTGGGCGTTATTCATGATAAGAAATGTGAAAAAACAAAGACCTGTCAA
Above is a window of Lelliottia jeotgali DNA encoding:
- a CDS encoding Allophanate hydrolase 2 subunit 2, whose protein sequence is MLKVIRAGLYTSVQDGGRMGLRQSGISYCGALDKPALQIANLLVGNDPNAAALEITLGQCSVEFERDGWFALTGAGCDATLDGAAVWTGWRLQVKAGQRLTLNRPLRGMRSYLAVSGGIDVPEVMNSFSTDLKTGMGGFEGRLLKDGDSLPLGESKREFAEAQGVKQLLWSNRIRALPGPEYHEFDQSSQDAFWRLPWQLSPQSNRMGYRLQGQQLARTTDREMVSHGLLPGVIQVPHNGQPIVLMNDAQTTGGYPRIACIIEADMYHLAQIPLGQPIHFVPCTLEEALEARRVQKQFIEQLAWRLNDRR
- a CDS encoding Allophanate hydrolase 2 subunit 1, with translation MQRARCYLLGETAVVLELEPPVTITTQKRIWRLTQRLAEIPEVVEAIPGMNNITVVLRNPQSVALDAIERLQRWWEESEALEPESRFIEIPVVYGNDAGPDLGEVARHAALSEKQVVELHSSVDYVVWFLGFQPGFPYLGGLPEQLVTPRRGEPRLLVPAGSVGIGGPQTGIYPLASPGGWQLIGHTSLPLFDPKREEPVLLRPGDTVRFVPQKEGVC
- a CDS encoding Pyrrolidone-carboxylate peptidase, which produces MRYVLVTGFEPFGGETVNPSWEVVSQLEGSIIDHCRVVTRQLPCVFGESLNVLNAAIDELNPAVVIAVGQAGGRVDVTVERVAINVDDARIPDNRGQQPIDVAIVPGGPAAWFSSLPIKATVAAMRERGIPASVSQTAGTFVCNHVMYGLLHKISENAEVKGGFIHIPYLPEQAAAHAGAPSMAAQTVKAALIVAIEVALRQTADVKIVGGATH
- a CDS encoding Endonuclease VIII; translation: MPEGPEIRRAADSLEAAIKGKPLTDAWFAFPQLKPYEAQLIGQTVTQIETRGKALLTHFNHNLTLYSHNQLYGVWRVINAGEQPQTNRVLRVRLQTADKAILLYSASDIEMLTPEQLLTHPFLQRVGPDVLDMSLTPEAVKARLLSPAFRNRQFSGLLLDQAFLAGLGNYLRVEILWEVGLTGQRKASQLNEVQLDALSHALLEIPRLSYNTRGVVDDNKHHGALFRFKVFHREGKPCERCGGAIERTMLSSRPFYWCPACQK
- a CDS encoding Citrate synthase (si), with the translated sequence MADTKAKLTLNGDTAIELDVLKGTLGQDVIDIRTLGSKGVFTFDPGFTSTASCESKITFIDGDEGILLHRGFPIDQLATESNYLEVCYILLNGEKPTQEQYDEFRTTVTRHTMIHEQITRLFHAFRRDSHPMAVMCGITGALAAFYHDSLDVNNPRHRDIAAFRLLSKMPTMAAMCYKYSIGQPFVYPRNDLSYSGNFLNMMFSTPCETYEVNPVLERAMDRILILHADHEQNASTSTVRTAGSSGANPFACIAAGIASLWGPAHGGANEAALKMLEEISSVEHIPEFVRRAKDKNDSFRLMGFGHRVYKNYDPRATVMRETCHEVLKELGTKDDLLEVAMELEHIALNDPYFIEKKLYPNVDFYSGIILKAMGIPSSMFTVIFAMARTVGWIAHWNEMHSEGMKIARPRQLYTGYEQRDFKTEVKNK
- a CDS encoding Membrane protein; protein product: MAETLSLWPLIGIAVIVVGFILRFNPVLVVIVAGIVTGVAAHMPIATILEKLGEGFLNTRNLPYILLIPLAVIGLLERHGLKERAQAWIAKIHSATAGRLLIVYLFVREASAAMGLTSLGGHPQMVRPLLAPMAEGAAEKKYGELPGTVRYRLRAMSAATDNVGLFFGEDIFVAFGAIIFMHNFMLESGGIQTEPLHIALWGIPTAICAFIIHATRLWRLDKHLERELGKSAHAQGDAS
- a CDS encoding Membrane protein — encoded protein: MNFQQSYLYWLAGLILLIVAVMSFRDKANPRRITTGLFWGVYGLIFLLGDWTYQLVGDKRTVHIAVGVAVVGLALIAGFGGVKLGSYHQRKPEEREVSAKRLGNRLFYPALAIPVVTVVGVLMFNHVPGLQETLFGPGNHSTLVTLFSMTAGSLIGLAMAVKMTHEKVHQPLQEARRLLDSIGWAFILPQILATLGLLFTAAGVGDGISWLTKTYLAVDSRFIAVAVYAIGMALLTMVMGNAFAAFPIVTAGIGIPILVLQHGGNPAVMAAIGMFSGYCGTLMTPMAANFNIVPAALLELPDKNAVIKAQVPTGVLLLIANVFLLYFLMFL
- a CDS encoding NIF3 family metal-binding protein encodes the protein MKNSELETLINEKLNSASFSDYGPNGLQVEGRETVQKIVTGVTASQALLDEAVRLQADAVIVHHGYFWKNEAPIIRGMKRNRLKTLLANDINLYGWHLPLDAHPELGNNVQLAQLLGINVMGEIEALVPWGELSMPVPGLEFASWIEARLGRRPLWCGDTGPDLVKRVAWCTGGGQGFIDNAARFGVDAFITGEVSEQTIHSAREQGLHFYAAGHHATERGGIRALSEWLTENTDLDVTFIDIPNPA
- a CDS encoding Lactam utilization protein LamB produces the protein MIVVDLNADLGEGCGADAELLTLVSSANIACGFHAGDAQTMLESVREALKNGVAIGAHPSFPDRENFGRTAMSLPPETVYAQMLYQIGALATIVRAEGGQLRHVKPHGMLYNQAAKDAVLADAIARAVHAVDSNLILVGLAGSELIRAGERYGLATREEVFADRGYRADGSLVPRSEPGALIYDEEQALSQTLEMVRHGKVKSISGEWASVRAQTVCLHGDGEHALEFARRLRTEFELNNIKISA